The proteins below are encoded in one region of Fibrella aestuarina BUZ 2:
- a CDS encoding DUF1573 domain-containing protein, translated as MKNTFAFLVALLLLAGTVFAHTLASFGWASTVQELGRIQQGKPVTVTYTFTNTGTTPLVITKAKGSCGCTGVEWPKEAVLPGASGQINATFNAAALGTFNKSVFVESNAGEGIATLQFKGEVVSDVPVEKP; from the coding sequence GGTCGCGCTGCTGTTGCTGGCAGGTACCGTTTTCGCCCACACCCTGGCCTCGTTTGGCTGGGCCAGTACCGTCCAGGAACTGGGCCGGATTCAGCAGGGCAAGCCCGTAACGGTCACCTACACGTTCACCAATACCGGCACCACGCCCTTGGTTATCACGAAGGCGAAGGGATCGTGTGGCTGCACGGGCGTTGAGTGGCCCAAAGAGGCCGTGCTGCCCGGGGCGTCGGGGCAGATCAACGCGACGTTTAACGCCGCCGCGCTGGGTACGTTCAACAAATCGGTCTTTGTGGAGTCGAATGCGGGTGAGGGCATAGCGACGTTGCAGTTCAAAGGCGAAGTAGTGAGCGACGTACCTGTCGAGAAGCCGTAA
- a CDS encoding chorismate-binding protein has product MIASSAKPTARQLAPSLSHIWQTALDTNQPAALWRLPNQTDKRLIVHLGDKLTEQPIDLDELRPGFAIGLFDNPTDPNREEMAKAFYLHADLQYTIDGNGQVEPKRDVPTASLNPLADAFQVRVRAAMQAGQEPRPSGAGSLSAIEFTETTQPDAQRNFEDAVAEAVRAMQAGKFWKVVISRTKTIEFAEQPDVTILFDRLCAAYPAAFVSAVWLPEGTGGAPAQIWLSATPERLVSVEADGVFRTVALAGTQSAYYPDGTLKRTADALWSQKEIEEQALVSRYIIGCFKKIRLREYVEEGPKTAQAGNLMHLCTQYTVDTNAVNFPQLGTVMLRLLHPTSAVCGMPRPEALHFIQTHERHDRRFYAGFAGPVNIDAASHLFVHIRCLKLEGKTATLYAGAGLTEDSDPQKEWLETEMKCQTLLRGMRG; this is encoded by the coding sequence ATGATCGCTTCGTCAGCAAAACCCACCGCTCGCCAACTTGCCCCTTCCCTGAGTCATATCTGGCAAACTGCGCTTGATACCAATCAGCCAGCCGCGCTGTGGCGGTTGCCCAACCAGACCGACAAGCGGCTGATTGTGCACCTCGGCGACAAACTGACTGAGCAGCCCATCGACCTGGACGAACTGCGCCCCGGCTTTGCCATTGGCCTGTTCGACAATCCCACCGACCCGAACCGTGAGGAGATGGCAAAAGCCTTTTACCTGCACGCCGATTTACAGTATACCATTGACGGGAACGGGCAGGTTGAGCCAAAACGCGACGTGCCCACTGCGTCGCTAAACCCGCTCGCCGATGCCTTTCAGGTACGTGTGCGGGCGGCCATGCAGGCTGGTCAGGAACCCCGCCCGAGCGGGGCAGGCTCCTTGTCGGCAATTGAGTTTACCGAAACCACCCAACCCGACGCGCAACGCAACTTTGAAGATGCCGTGGCCGAGGCCGTACGGGCCATGCAGGCCGGGAAATTCTGGAAGGTGGTGATTTCGCGCACCAAGACCATCGAATTCGCTGAGCAGCCCGACGTGACCATTCTGTTCGATCGGTTGTGTGCGGCCTATCCGGCGGCGTTTGTGTCGGCGGTGTGGTTGCCCGAAGGCACGGGCGGTGCTCCGGCTCAAATCTGGCTTTCGGCCACCCCCGAGCGTCTCGTCAGTGTCGAAGCCGATGGCGTTTTTCGCACGGTAGCGCTGGCCGGTACGCAGTCGGCTTATTACCCCGATGGCACACTGAAACGCACCGCCGACGCTCTCTGGTCGCAAAAAGAGATTGAAGAGCAGGCGCTGGTGAGTCGGTATATCATCGGCTGTTTCAAGAAAATCCGGTTGCGGGAATATGTCGAAGAAGGGCCCAAAACGGCGCAGGCGGGCAACCTGATGCACCTGTGTACGCAATACACCGTCGATACGAACGCGGTCAATTTTCCGCAATTGGGCACGGTGATGCTACGGCTGTTGCACCCCACGTCGGCGGTCTGCGGGATGCCCCGCCCCGAGGCGCTGCACTTCATCCAGACCCACGAGCGCCACGACCGGCGTTTCTATGCGGGGTTTGCCGGCCCTGTCAATATCGACGCCGCTAGCCACCTGTTTGTGCACATCCGCTGCCTGAAACTGGAAGGCAAGACGGCTACGCTCTACGCCGGGGCCGGCCTCACCGAAGACTCCGACCCGCAAAAAGAATGGCTGGAAACCGAGATGAAGTGCCAGACGCTCCTGCGCGGCATGCGCGGGTAA
- a CDS encoding S1 family peptidase gives MSSLHSLRLSTAQWFLWTIGLLLFLAISYLLPHWQLSVGRSATTLTTGDMTTLSSLLYEPKPTSTTATPPTPQTATVPDSQRQLTDSQRLRAYSYIVNTYPMYPSDADTLQNWINLFNQPGALMSALKEHTFPVRSYFWLMGGWLYWEVIFWTWFGLIASLLFSVSEALRTDSKSFDQSEVWTHIAKFFYAPLCSIAIFLGLSLAITDQKVLDMVKFSPNQILVAFILGFFSGRVVDLLQRIKNVILPDGSLTPPVPLNTSANSSSTTATLALPQIETAIRQYGPLWQQAYPNVTGIAAQLKTTAGRPTGQAAIVFEVSQKPANLTVGAIPPSFTVPLANGQSIDIPTDVEEVGITRFGYREGQARRNNRLPTGVGSSVATRSTLAEPENWGTLGLRVHDSTGEYVLTCCHVLCGHLINDMPWFYDSSEHGPIDVVVPTNHDTQQIGTVVKASFNSKEDFALVRLMTPTDVDKTPLGMSIRLTDTEPQPKLHQLVNMVGAFSNVQSATISALYQEGQYEDIPNLVRPARMEGLIKTQLLSNKGDSGAAVFILDTNQKAKVIGLLIANNEVASYILPVHNYLLNNGLFLSV, from the coding sequence ATGTCTTCGCTCCACTCCCTTCGCCTGTCAACAGCCCAATGGTTCCTCTGGACGATTGGGCTGTTGTTGTTTTTAGCAATCAGTTATCTGTTACCTCACTGGCAGCTTTCCGTTGGTCGTTCAGCTACGACGTTGACGACCGGAGACATGACAACGCTCAGTTCGCTGCTTTACGAACCCAAGCCTACCTCAACAACGGCCACACCCCCTACTCCCCAGACAGCCACGGTTCCAGATAGCCAGCGACAACTTACCGACAGCCAACGTTTACGTGCTTACAGCTACATCGTAAACACGTACCCCATGTATCCGAGTGATGCGGATACCCTTCAAAACTGGATAAACCTGTTCAATCAGCCGGGTGCCCTGATGAGTGCCCTCAAAGAACATACCTTTCCGGTTCGCTCCTATTTTTGGCTGATGGGCGGATGGCTTTACTGGGAGGTCATCTTCTGGACTTGGTTTGGCCTGATTGCCAGCCTATTGTTCAGCGTATCTGAGGCATTACGTACCGATTCAAAGAGCTTTGACCAGTCTGAAGTCTGGACCCACATTGCCAAGTTTTTCTACGCGCCTCTCTGTTCAATCGCCATTTTTCTGGGATTAAGTCTGGCTATCACTGATCAGAAAGTGCTGGATATGGTCAAGTTTAGCCCCAATCAGATCCTGGTGGCCTTCATTCTGGGTTTCTTCTCAGGACGGGTGGTTGATCTGTTGCAACGCATCAAAAATGTGATTCTGCCAGATGGTAGCCTTACGCCCCCGGTCCCGTTGAATACGTCGGCAAACAGTTCGAGTACAACGGCAACGCTAGCGTTGCCGCAAATAGAAACGGCCATCCGACAGTATGGGCCGCTTTGGCAGCAAGCGTATCCGAACGTAACAGGCATAGCTGCTCAGCTTAAAACCACGGCAGGTCGCCCCACCGGTCAGGCAGCCATTGTGTTTGAAGTGAGCCAGAAACCGGCCAACTTGACTGTGGGCGCCATTCCGCCCTCGTTCACGGTCCCGCTAGCCAATGGACAATCGATCGACATACCTACTGATGTTGAAGAAGTGGGTATTACCCGATTTGGTTACCGTGAAGGTCAGGCCCGACGCAACAACCGGCTACCGACAGGAGTGGGGAGTAGCGTAGCAACCCGATCAACCTTAGCCGAACCCGAAAATTGGGGGACGTTAGGCCTACGGGTGCATGACAGTACCGGTGAGTATGTTCTGACTTGCTGCCACGTTTTATGCGGGCACCTTATCAACGACATGCCCTGGTTTTACGATTCGTCCGAGCACGGCCCCATCGATGTAGTGGTGCCTACCAATCATGATACGCAGCAAATCGGCACCGTCGTGAAGGCATCGTTCAACAGTAAAGAAGACTTTGCTCTGGTGCGTTTGATGACGCCCACAGATGTCGATAAAACACCGTTAGGGATGTCGATTCGCCTCACGGATACCGAGCCTCAGCCGAAGCTACATCAACTAGTGAATATGGTTGGTGCTTTCTCAAACGTTCAATCGGCCACGATTTCAGCGCTGTATCAGGAAGGGCAGTATGAAGACATTCCCAATCTAGTGCGTCCAGCCCGCATGGAAGGACTAATAAAAACGCAGCTTCTCTCCAACAAAGGGGATTCAGGGGCAGCGGTTTTCATACTTGATACGAACCAGAAAGCAAAGGTTATCGGCTTGCTCATCGCCAATAACGAAGTCGCCTCCTACATCCTTCCCGTTCATAATTACCTCCTTAACAACGGCCTTTTTCTGTCAGTTTAA
- a CDS encoding GH3 family domain-containing protein, whose product MAILGTLLKRGIRLTNAVQRRKKLNPFKAQKKTLLRLVEKARHTQFGAKYGFDEVLREGHFGDQRAFYDAYKRLVPIYDYNKIYGEWWHRSLAGEKNVTWPGRVKYFALSSGTSEAASKYIPVTKAMSKAIQKTSIRQILTLGQYTHLPASLYEKGYLMLGGSTQLNAREGHFEGDLSGITASQIPFWFQRFYKPGPSIARERDWGTKLDEITQQAADWDIGYVVGVPAWIQLLMEKIIAHYKVKTIHDIWPNLAVFCHGGVSFEPYKPGFEKLLARPITYIETYLASEGFIAYQTHPEAEGMQLVLNNGIFHEFVPFTEANFSADGVMVENPQTLMIDEVEEGKEYALLLSTCSGTWRYLIGDTIRFVSKKRAEIVITGRTKHFLSLCGEHLSVDNMNKAVELSAREMHLNVREFTVAGINHDPLFAHHWYVGVEGDDVDADQLCNRIDAHLKELNDDYATERQHALKNVFLTVLPAQRFYDWMAAKGKMGGQHKFPRVLKKEQIKEWEAFVAAGTPSIHPDK is encoded by the coding sequence ATGGCAATCCTAGGCACACTCTTAAAACGCGGTATTCGGCTGACCAACGCGGTACAGCGGCGCAAGAAGTTAAACCCGTTTAAGGCGCAGAAAAAAACGCTGCTGCGGCTGGTTGAAAAAGCACGGCATACGCAGTTTGGGGCCAAATACGGGTTTGATGAGGTCCTGCGCGAAGGCCATTTTGGTGATCAGCGTGCGTTTTACGACGCCTACAAACGCCTGGTGCCGATCTACGACTACAACAAGATCTACGGCGAGTGGTGGCACCGGTCGCTCGCGGGCGAGAAGAACGTGACCTGGCCGGGGCGGGTGAAGTACTTCGCGCTCAGTTCAGGGACGTCGGAAGCCGCCTCGAAGTACATTCCCGTGACCAAGGCCATGAGCAAGGCCATTCAGAAGACGAGCATCCGCCAGATTCTGACGCTGGGTCAATACACGCACCTGCCCGCTTCGCTCTACGAAAAAGGATACCTGATGCTGGGTGGCAGCACGCAGCTCAACGCCCGCGAAGGCCATTTTGAAGGTGACCTGAGCGGCATCACGGCGAGCCAGATTCCGTTCTGGTTTCAGCGGTTCTACAAGCCTGGCCCGTCTATTGCCCGAGAGCGCGACTGGGGCACCAAGCTCGACGAGATTACGCAACAGGCTGCCGACTGGGACATTGGGTACGTGGTGGGCGTGCCGGCCTGGATCCAGTTGCTGATGGAAAAAATCATCGCGCACTACAAGGTCAAAACCATCCACGACATCTGGCCAAATCTGGCCGTTTTCTGCCACGGCGGCGTGTCGTTTGAACCCTACAAGCCGGGCTTCGAGAAGTTGCTGGCGCGGCCCATTACCTACATCGAGACGTACCTGGCCTCGGAGGGCTTCATCGCCTATCAGACGCACCCCGAGGCCGAGGGCATGCAACTGGTGCTGAACAACGGCATTTTCCACGAGTTCGTCCCTTTCACGGAAGCCAATTTCTCGGCTGATGGCGTGATGGTGGAAAACCCCCAGACGCTGATGATCGACGAGGTTGAGGAAGGAAAAGAATATGCCCTGTTGCTGTCGACTTGCTCGGGTACGTGGCGCTACCTGATTGGCGACACCATTCGGTTTGTCTCAAAAAAACGAGCCGAAATTGTCATCACGGGGCGCACCAAGCATTTCTTGAGCCTCTGCGGCGAGCACCTGTCCGTCGACAACATGAACAAAGCGGTGGAGCTATCGGCGCGGGAAATGCACCTCAACGTGCGCGAGTTTACCGTGGCGGGCATCAATCATGACCCGCTGTTTGCGCATCACTGGTACGTGGGTGTTGAAGGCGACGACGTGGACGCCGATCAACTCTGCAACCGCATCGACGCGCACCTGAAAGAATTAAACGACGACTACGCCACCGAACGGCAACACGCCCTGAAGAACGTTTTCCTGACGGTATTGCCAGCCCAGCGTTTCTACGACTGGATGGCCGCCAAAGGCAAGATGGGCGGTCAGCACAAATTTCCCCGCGTCCTGAAGAAAGAACAGATTAAGGAATGGGAGGCGTTTGTTGCAGCCGGAACGCCGTCTATTCACCCTGACAAATAG
- the surE gene encoding 5'/3'-nucleotidase SurE yields MSEQKPPGRSDASGAPLILITNDDGITARGIGFLVECMSELGTVVVVAPNSPQSGMGHAITISSPLRLYPSTVFSGLPAYECSGTPADCVKLGKHYVLKDRAPDLVVSGVNHGSNTSVSVLYSGTMSAAIEAAIEGIPAIGFSLNDFSREPDFSHIRDHVQAIARNVLERGLPTGVALNVNFPVRGPEPLKGVKICRQANAKWHEIFDERRDPHGRRYFWLDGEFVNNDTGTDTDEYAIANNYASIVPCQFDLTAYGVMKAMEEWKL; encoded by the coding sequence ATGAGCGAACAAAAACCGCCGGGCCGGTCCGACGCATCGGGCGCACCGCTGATTTTGATAACCAACGACGACGGCATCACCGCCCGAGGTATTGGCTTTCTGGTCGAATGCATGAGCGAACTGGGCACCGTGGTGGTCGTGGCACCCAACAGCCCTCAGTCGGGTATGGGCCATGCCATTACTATTTCGAGTCCGTTGCGGCTCTATCCATCAACGGTCTTTTCGGGCCTGCCAGCTTACGAGTGCTCAGGCACGCCCGCCGACTGCGTGAAGCTGGGTAAGCATTACGTACTGAAAGACCGCGCCCCCGATCTGGTGGTGAGCGGCGTCAACCACGGCAGCAACACGTCGGTCAGCGTATTGTATTCGGGCACCATGTCGGCGGCGATCGAAGCGGCCATCGAAGGCATTCCAGCGATTGGTTTTTCGCTCAACGATTTCAGCCGTGAGCCCGATTTCTCGCACATCCGCGACCACGTACAGGCTATTGCGCGCAACGTACTTGAGCGCGGCCTCCCGACGGGTGTGGCGCTGAACGTGAACTTCCCCGTGCGCGGCCCGGAGCCGCTGAAAGGCGTGAAAATCTGCCGGCAAGCCAATGCCAAATGGCACGAGATTTTCGATGAGCGCCGCGACCCGCACGGCCGCCGCTACTTCTGGCTCGACGGTGAGTTTGTCAATAATGACACCGGCACCGACACCGACGAATACGCCATCGCCAACAATTACGCGTCAATCGTTCCCTGCCAGTTTGACCTCACCGCCTACGGCGTCATGAAGGCGATGGAGGAGTGGAAGTTGTAA
- a CDS encoding sulfite oxidase-like oxidoreductase: protein MEENEKLDRIVDARMKLKRRFEDKMAQTPSVADEKPRGKGPTNRHGMPQVPIGQTVTQKWPVLDLGYQPVIPLDKWQLNIDGEVNNPVRLKWDDLMALPQVEDTSDFHCVTTWSRLDVPWVGVRFMDLAALVDPKGSATHVMCYGYDGYATNISLEEALKPDVLLVHTADGQPLTKEHGGPLRMITPQLYAWKGSKWIKRIEFMAGNRLGFWEERGYSDTAYPWRNDRYS, encoded by the coding sequence ATGGAAGAGAACGAGAAACTAGACCGGATCGTAGACGCTCGGATGAAGCTGAAACGGCGGTTTGAAGACAAGATGGCCCAAACGCCGTCGGTTGCCGACGAGAAGCCACGGGGCAAGGGGCCAACCAACCGGCACGGAATGCCGCAAGTGCCTATCGGGCAGACGGTTACGCAAAAGTGGCCGGTGCTGGATCTGGGCTACCAACCCGTGATTCCGCTCGACAAATGGCAACTAAACATCGACGGCGAAGTAAACAACCCCGTTCGGCTGAAATGGGATGACCTGATGGCACTGCCGCAGGTGGAAGACACCAGCGATTTCCACTGCGTTACGACTTGGTCTCGGCTCGACGTACCTTGGGTTGGCGTGCGGTTCATGGACCTGGCCGCCCTCGTCGACCCCAAAGGCTCGGCTACGCACGTGATGTGCTATGGCTACGACGGCTATGCCACGAACATTTCGCTCGAAGAAGCCCTTAAGCCCGACGTCCTGCTGGTACACACCGCCGATGGCCAACCGCTCACCAAAGAACATGGTGGCCCGTTGCGGATGATTACGCCGCAGCTGTATGCTTGGAAAGGCTCGAAGTGGATCAAGCGGATCGAGTTTATGGCCGGTAACCGGCTCGGATTCTGGGAAGAGCGCGGTTACTCAGACACGGCTTACCCCTGGCGCAATGACCGGTATAGCTGA
- a CDS encoding lipocalin-like domain-containing protein, translating into MKNSLYIVLITLCFACKTDDPQIQLLVGQWLKTERLEQTWIPLSTADKQTLIFKADGTVAGTDPILDGNECNWARQYTYQPYTGSRLVFKYSEPECISIYYHPIPEYRVVSLSEDALVISVNQQLLKYKRQ; encoded by the coding sequence ATGAAAAATAGCCTCTACATCGTATTGATCACGCTCTGCTTCGCTTGCAAAACGGATGATCCGCAAATTCAGCTATTAGTTGGTCAATGGCTCAAAACGGAGCGACTAGAGCAAACCTGGATTCCGCTATCTACAGCAGATAAGCAAACGCTTATTTTCAAGGCAGATGGAACTGTCGCTGGCACAGATCCCATTTTAGATGGCAATGAATGCAACTGGGCCCGCCAATACACGTATCAACCTTATACTGGTAGCAGACTTGTTTTTAAGTACAGCGAACCGGAATGCATTTCCATCTATTACCATCCAATTCCTGAATACCGGGTTGTCAGTCTCTCTGAAGACGCGCTAGTGATCAGCGTGAACCAGCAGTTGCTTAAGTACAAAAGGCAGTAA
- a CDS encoding GAF domain-containing protein produces MDKQTAQALLTATVEAVGRHLNADRCFLYVRQPSQQHGRIAFQWRRATTIPDVIQPDWQPDTIDLPQEDPLFRAALTLQPSVYVPDVETAGPDVLNRDFEHNTFGHRALIHAHVQADGQLWGILQPCLFGQARTWTADERAYVEKQLPGLLAPIRAFVGE; encoded by the coding sequence ATGGATAAACAAACCGCCCAAGCCCTGCTGACCGCCACCGTCGAAGCGGTCGGTCGCCACCTCAACGCCGACCGCTGTTTTCTGTACGTTCGTCAGCCCAGCCAGCAGCACGGCCGCATCGCCTTCCAGTGGCGGCGCGCTACGACTATTCCCGACGTGATTCAGCCCGACTGGCAACCCGACACCATCGACCTACCCCAGGAAGATCCGCTTTTCCGCGCCGCGCTGACGCTCCAGCCCTCCGTATACGTACCTGACGTAGAAACGGCCGGACCCGACGTACTGAACCGCGATTTCGAGCACAACACGTTTGGGCATCGTGCTCTTATCCACGCCCACGTGCAGGCCGACGGACAACTCTGGGGCATTTTGCAGCCCTGCCTTTTCGGTCAGGCACGTACCTGGACGGCCGACGAGCGAGCCTACGTAGAGAAACAACTCCCCGGCCTGCTCGCGCCTATCCGGGCGTTTGTGGGAGAATAA
- a CDS encoding AAA family ATPase yields MKRIAIFGSPGSGKSTLARKLSAQTGLPVVHLDRYYFNPGWVITSDAVFRQAITRAIAAECWITDGNYTTESQLTGRLDRADTLILLECPRWLCLWRVIRRIVSYYGRVRPDQAPGCPERLDWGFLRFVWQFPTKVERTRQLLLSLSDQKRVYFLRNKAEIEQFLATATTSEPEIGSSLLPPDRIDHA; encoded by the coding sequence ATGAAACGAATCGCCATTTTCGGGTCGCCGGGTTCGGGAAAAAGCACGCTGGCGCGGAAGCTGTCGGCCCAAACAGGGTTGCCCGTCGTTCACCTGGATAGGTATTATTTCAATCCCGGCTGGGTGATTACATCCGATGCCGTCTTCCGACAAGCCATCACAAGAGCCATAGCCGCCGAGTGCTGGATCACCGACGGCAATTACACGACCGAGTCGCAACTGACGGGCCGGCTTGACCGCGCCGATACGCTGATTCTGCTGGAGTGTCCGCGGTGGCTGTGCCTGTGGCGGGTCATCCGGCGAATCGTGTCGTATTACGGGCGCGTCCGCCCCGATCAGGCGCCGGGTTGCCCCGAACGGCTCGACTGGGGTTTTCTGCGCTTTGTCTGGCAATTCCCTACCAAAGTGGAACGTACCCGACAACTGCTGTTGAGCCTGAGCGATCAGAAACGAGTGTACTTCCTGCGTAACAAGGCCGAGATCGAACAGTTTCTGGCTACTGCCACCACTTCGGAACCGGAGATAGGTAGCTCTTTATTGCCGCCAGATCGTATCGATCACGCCTAG
- a CDS encoding inositol monophosphatase family protein, producing MTFPDQFRPRLNAIAREAGAFLLAERQKFSLDAIEYKGLNDLVSYVDKECEKMLVPKLHALLPEAGFITEEGTTEQADRTLGTPTGLNWIIDPLDGTTNFIHGLPIYAVSIGLAQGSHPIAGVVYDPNRDECFSAVEGQGAWLSVNGADEQPMRVSPTQRLADSLIATGFPYYRFEQMQAYLQILEQLMQHTHGLRRMGSAAIDLAYVAAGRFEAFFEYNLKPWDMAAGICLVREAGGIVTDFNGGDTTLFGGDVVSGCAIQPELLGVIDTIWRQ from the coding sequence ATGACATTTCCCGATCAATTCCGCCCCCGACTCAACGCCATTGCCCGGGAGGCCGGTGCCTTTTTGCTGGCTGAGCGCCAGAAATTCAGCCTTGACGCCATCGAATACAAAGGCTTGAACGACCTGGTGTCGTACGTCGATAAGGAGTGCGAGAAGATGCTGGTGCCGAAGCTGCACGCGCTGCTGCCCGAGGCGGGTTTCATCACCGAAGAAGGCACCACCGAACAAGCCGACCGCACCCTCGGAACGCCGACCGGACTCAACTGGATCATCGACCCGCTCGACGGCACGACCAACTTCATTCACGGCCTGCCCATTTATGCGGTGAGCATCGGGCTGGCGCAGGGCAGTCACCCCATCGCCGGTGTGGTCTATGACCCCAACCGCGACGAATGCTTCTCGGCTGTCGAGGGGCAGGGAGCGTGGCTGAGCGTGAACGGCGCGGACGAACAACCCATGCGTGTTTCACCCACGCAACGGCTGGCCGACAGCCTCATTGCCACCGGGTTCCCGTATTACCGCTTCGAGCAGATGCAGGCCTATTTGCAGATTCTGGAGCAGCTGATGCAACACACCCACGGCCTGCGCCGCATGGGGTCGGCCGCTATTGATCTGGCCTACGTGGCGGCGGGGCGATTCGAGGCGTTTTTCGAATACAACTTGAAGCCCTGGGACATGGCCGCGGGCATCTGTCTGGTCCGCGAAGCGGGCGGCATCGTCACCGACTTTAACGGCGGCGATACGACCCTGTTTGGCGGCGACGTCGTATCCGGTTGCGCCATTCAACCCGAGCTACTAGGCGTGATCGATACGATCTGGCGGCAATAA
- a CDS encoding lipoprotein N-acyltransferase Lnb domain-containing protein — MTTTRSRTTNRVRYVLFALSLVLATVGIRPKAQAQTLSPSARVSLITYGPGQDDISSVFGHTEIRVYDPMLGIDRDYSYGGFDYNADNFVIKFLRGTLPYHLSSHTLSQVVWYYQQNNRSIREQELNLSAPQRQRLFTALETNLLPQNREYRYKFYYDNCATRPRDMIANAMGDSLVWAPTVKQPTKSYRAWMNDYLTPKPWERLGMNLAIGRPSDKVTTGWEAMYLPNNVFAELAKAQVRMPNGQLVPLVTQTQTLFAGQPLFKPTLPIVLYPDFVFLIVLIVVALFTWRHWNTGVRAGERTGLWLDRLLFGIAGGWGWFLFLLWFATDHGVTTWNPTLLWLMPLHLPGIFWATSAKRHPFQTGTYFRITAALLVLSFFFLNAPGFADTLLVGTLLVRALFRSWVRTGNVSHRADVVRV, encoded by the coding sequence ATGACGACGACGAGGAGCAGGACGACTAACCGGGTCAGGTACGTTCTTTTTGCCTTGAGTCTGGTGTTGGCAACCGTCGGTATCCGGCCGAAGGCACAGGCCCAAACGCTCTCGCCATCGGCCCGCGTCAGCCTGATCACGTACGGGCCGGGGCAGGATGATATTTCGTCGGTATTTGGCCATACCGAAATCCGGGTTTACGACCCGATGCTGGGCATCGACCGCGATTACAGCTACGGCGGTTTTGATTACAACGCCGATAATTTCGTCATCAAATTTCTGCGGGGTACGTTGCCTTATCACCTCTCATCGCACACGCTGAGTCAGGTGGTTTGGTATTACCAGCAAAACAACCGCAGCATCCGCGAGCAGGAGCTAAACCTCTCGGCACCACAGCGGCAACGGCTATTTACGGCATTGGAAACCAACCTGTTGCCGCAGAACCGCGAGTACCGCTACAAGTTTTACTACGACAACTGCGCCACGCGGCCCCGCGACATGATCGCCAACGCGATGGGTGATAGTCTGGTTTGGGCACCTACCGTGAAACAGCCGACCAAATCGTACCGCGCCTGGATGAACGATTACCTCACGCCCAAACCCTGGGAGCGACTGGGCATGAACCTCGCCATCGGCCGGCCTTCCGACAAGGTGACCACGGGTTGGGAAGCGATGTACCTGCCCAATAATGTGTTTGCCGAACTAGCCAAAGCGCAGGTACGCATGCCCAACGGGCAGTTGGTGCCGCTGGTAACCCAGACGCAGACGTTGTTTGCCGGCCAACCGCTGTTTAAGCCGACCCTGCCCATTGTACTCTATCCCGATTTTGTCTTCCTGATCGTCTTGATCGTGGTGGCTCTGTTTACGTGGCGGCACTGGAACACCGGAGTCCGGGCGGGCGAGCGGACTGGCCTCTGGCTCGATCGGCTTCTGTTTGGCATTGCTGGTGGCTGGGGCTGGTTTCTGTTCCTGCTTTGGTTTGCCACCGACCACGGTGTAACGACCTGGAACCCCACCCTGCTCTGGCTCATGCCCCTGCACCTGCCCGGTATTTTCTGGGCAACCTCGGCCAAACGGCATCCGTTTCAGACGGGTACATACTTCCGCATTACGGCGGCACTGCTGGTGCTATCGTTCTTTTTCCTCAACGCGCCGGGCTTTGCCGATACCCTGCTCGTGGGTACGTTGCTGGTGCGGGCGCTGTTCCGGTCGTGGGTACGTACCGGCAACGTCAGCCACCGTGCCGACGTCGTTCGGGTGTAG